In Parus major isolate Abel chromosome 1, Parus_major1.1, whole genome shotgun sequence, the following proteins share a genomic window:
- the ARAP1 gene encoding arf-GAP with Rho-GAP domain, ANK repeat and PH domain-containing protein 1 isoform X7, giving the protein MGRPRSLRFNSLFSEDEFGEEHPNAPPAKYELGCCAVCEAGDMLCLCVGKGGGSSWSDRDPSLHPSAPDTFPGSSASTLSDSMEGTSATTPLSPTIRAGWLDKNPPQGSYIYQKRWVKLDADYLRYFDSEKDTYSKRLIPVSSISRVSSVGDQKFEVVTNNRNFVFRAENDADRNEWIRTLQEIAEERKSKAPERTLMSLATDSATELASKSGFLELRGFKHKLFVVVSEDKVFLYKNAEDYQLGIGITYIEMNVGNVKEVDRRGFDLTTPYRIFSFSADSEQEKEEWVEAMQQSITEALSNSEVAERIWAVESNRFCADCGSPKPDWASINLCVVICKRCAGEHRGLGPGITKVRSLKMDRKVWTEELIELFQQFGNMMANQFWAANVPPSEAISPSSSSQERRRFLIAKYREGKYRHYHPLFGNQEELNRALCAAVTTSDLAETQALLFCGASVTCDTGDPQCPTPLALAERSGQRLQMEFLLHNKTSEPPRLEMVCSEEKPYSVHLPSVTHNGFLYKTPSMVKPISERKGPEEFSRRWCTLQDGVLSYYENNRNTVPNGEIRVEEIVCLVNNPLHAHGIESTFEVYTEADRLYLFGLESPDSAREWLKSIAKSFVHPCAEGLLALDFERLGRLHYKGGLTLEHAQEGWFALVGSTLHVCSEDGCRQEPLQLRKLQELSIQGDHEVLVLVERRRTLYIQGERKLDFLGWVHAIQKAAGSSGDTLSEQQLTESDVPLLVDRCIDYITQCGLTSEGIYRKSGQNSKTTSLLEALQRDARRVCLKEGEHQVDDVANTLKRFFRDLGDGLFTRRWAPDWLWATALEDEEAKVGEYRQLLAALPPVNRATLKALINHLFRIQCFSGENQMTTHNLAIVFGPTLFQTDGKDYKAGRVVEDLISHYVEIFNVNDQEMKKQQDEITAIMKMREASSSGTQQAGDFICTVYLEEKKTETEQHVKIPATMTAEELTFEILDRRKIVMKEKDYWSCFEVNEREEAERPLHYSEKVLPILHCLGTESYLVVKKQMSMENMLIYLASRVGDCKHGMMKFREERNLLGLGLSTGFHDRYFILSHSWLRLYKEVRSHKPEKEWPVRNLKVYLGVKKKLRPPTCWGFTVFYENEKHEKQQWYLCCDTQADLREWFATFLQVQNGGALWPLEHPKMRVAQPQQDARLGNISLIPLRGNESEMRNSVAAFATDPLTLLRNV; this is encoded by the exons ATGGGACGACCACGGTCCCTGCGTTTCAACAGCCTCTTCAGTGAAGATGAGTTTGGCGAGGAGCACCCCAATGCACCCCCTGCCAAGTACGAGcttggctgctgtgctgtgtgcgAGGCTGGTGAcatgctgtgtctgtgtgtaggCAAGGG tggtggcagcagctggagtgaCAGGGACCCGAGCCTGCACCCGTCTGCACCCGACaccttccctggcagcagcgCCAGCACGCTCAGTGACAGCATGGAGGGCACCAGTGCCACCACCCCGCTGTCACCCACCATCAGAGCAGGATGGCTGGACAAGAACCCGCCACAGGG GTCCTACATCTACCAGAAGCGCTGGGTGAAGCTTGATGCTGACTACCTCCGATATTTTGACAGTGAAAAG GATACCTACTCCAAGCGGCTCATTCCCGTCTCCTCCATCTCCCGCGTCTCCAGCGTCGGGGACCAGAAATTTGAGGTTGTCACCAACAACCGCAACTTTGTGTTCCGGGCCGAGAATGATG CAGACCGCAATGAGTGGATACGGACCCTGCAGGAGATTGCGGAGGAGCGGAAGAGCAAAGCTCCAGAGAGGACACTGATGTCCTTAGCCACCGATAGTGCCACTGAGCTAGCCAGTAAGAGTGGCTTCCTGGAGCTGCGGGGCTTTAAGCACAAGCTCTTTGTGGTGGTGTCTGAGGACAAAGTGTTCCTTTACAAGAATGCAGAG GACTATCAGCTGGGGATTGGCATCACCTACATTGAGATGAATGTGGGGAACGTCAAGGAGGTGGATCGCCGGGGCTTTGACCTCACCACACCATACAGGATCTTCAG CTTCTCTGCTGACTCAgaacaggagaaggaggaatggGTGGAGGCCATGCAGCAGTCCATCACTGAGGCACTCTCCAACTCGGAGGTGGCCGAGAGGATCTGGGCGGTGGAGTCCAACCGCTTCTGTGCTGACTGTGGCTCCCCCAAACCTGACTGGGCCTCCATCAACCTCTGTGTTGTCATCTGCAAGAGATGTGCAG GGGAACACCGGGGATTGGGCCCTGGCATCACCAAAGTTCGAAGCCTGAAGATGGACAGGAAGGTGTGGACTGAGGAGCTGATCGAG ctcttccagcagtTTGGCAACATGATGGCCAACCAGTTTTGGGCTGCAAATGTGCCTCCCAGTGAGGCcatcagccccagcagcagcagccaggagaggaggCGCTTCCTCATCGCCAAATACCGGGAGGGCAAGTACCGCCACTACCACCCACTCTTTGGCAACCAGGAGGAACTAAACAGG gctctgtgtgCGGCTGTCACCACCAGTGACCTGGCAGAGACGCAGGCTCTGCTCTTCTGTGGGGCATCAGTGACCTGTGACACTGGGGACCCCCAGTGCCCAACACCCCTGGCCCTGGCTGAGAGAAGTGGGCAGCGGCTGCAGATGGAGTTCCTGCTCCACAACAAAACCTCAG AGCCACCACGCCTGGAGATGGTGTGCAGTGAGGAGAAGCCCTACTCTGTGCACCTGCCCTCCGTAACCCACAATGGCTTCCTCTACAAGACCCCCTCCATGGTCAAGCCCATCAGTGAGCGAAAGGGCCCAGAAG agttCAGCCGGCGGTGGTGCACGCTGCAGGATGGTGTGCTCAGCTACTATGAGAACAACCGTAACACTGTGCCCAATGGTGAGATCAGGGTGGAGGAGATTGTCTGCCTGGTGAACAACCCACTCCATGCCCATGG GATCGAGAGCACGTTTGAGGTGTACACTGAGGCAGATCGACTCTACCTCTTCGGGCTGGAGAGCCCCGACTCTGCTCGAGAATGGCTCAAGTCTATTGCCAAG TCCTTTGTCCACCCCTGTGCCGAGGGGCTGCTGGCACTAGATTTTGAGCGGCTTGGCCGACTGCATTACAAAGGTGGTCTCACCCTGGAGCATGCCCAGGAGGGCTGGTTTGCCCTGGTCGGCTCCACACTCCATGTCTGCTCTGAGGATGGCTGTCGGCAGGAGCCTCTCCAGCTGCGcaagctgcaggagctct CCATCCAGGGGGACCATGAGGTTCTGGTGCTGGTGGAGAGGCGGAG GACACTGTACATCCAAGGAGAACGGAAGCTAGATTTCCTGGGCTGGGTCCACGCCATCCAGAAGGCTGCGGGCAGCTCGGGAGACACCTTGTCGGAGCAGCAGCTGACGGAGTCGGACGTCCCACTGCTGGTGGATCGCTGCATTGACTACATCACCCAGTGCG GGCTGACTTCTGAGGGAATCTACCGAAAGAGCGGGCAGAACTCCAAGACCACCAGCCTTCTGGAGGCGCTGCAGCGGGATGCACGCCGCGTCTGCCTGAAAGAGGGCGAGCACCAGGTGGACGATGTGGCCAACACCCTCAAACGCTTCTTCCGTGACCTTGGGGACGGGCTCTTCACTCGGCGGTGGGCCCCGGACTGGCTGTGGGCAACGG CACTGGAGGATGAGGAGGCAAAGGTTGGCGAGTACcggcagctcctggctgccctgcCACCAGTGAACCGGGCCACATTGAAGGCACTCATCAATCACCTCTTCCG GATCCAGTGCTTCTCTGGGGAGAACCAGATGACCACACACAACCTGGCCATTGTCTTCGGGCCCACGCTCTTCCAGACGGATGGGAAGGACTACAAGGCAGGACGTGTGGTGGAGGACCTCATCAGCCACTATGTGGAGATCTTTAAT GTCAATGACCAAGAGatgaagaagcagcaggatgaaATCACAGCCATCATGAAGATGCGGGAGGCATCATCCAGTGGAACACAG CAAGCTGGGGACTTCATCTGCACTGTGTACCTGGAGGAGAAGAAGACAGAGACAGAGCAGCATGTCAAG ATCCCAGCTACAATGACAGCTGAGGAGCTCACCTTTGAGATCCTGGACCGGCGGAAAATTGTCATGAAGGAGAAGGACTACTGGAGCTGCTTCGAAGTGAATGAGAGGGAAGAGGCAG AGCGGCCCTTGCATTACTCGGAGAAAGTTCTGCCCATCCTGCACTGTCTGGGGACAGAGAGTTACCTGGTGGTGAAGAAGCAGATGTCCATGGAGAACATGCTGATCTACCTTG CCAGCAGAGTGGGTGACTGCAAGCACGGCATGATGAAATTCCGGGAGGAGAGGAACTTGTTGGGGCTTGGACTGAGCACTGGCTTCCATGATCGCTACTTCATCCTCAGCCACTCCTGGCTGCGCCTGTACAAGGAAGTGCGG AGTCACAAGCCGGAGAAGGAGTGGCCTGTCCGAAACCTGAAGGTTTACCTGGGTGTTAAAAAGAAGCTTCGACCCCCGACATG CTGGGGCTTTACAGTATTCTACGAAAACGAGAAGCACGAGAAACAGCAATG GTACCTGTGCTGTGACACCCAGGCTGATCTGCGGGAGTGGTTTGCCACCTTCCTCCAGGTTCAG AATGGGGGTGCCCTGTGGCCCTTGGAGCATCCCAAGATGCGggtggcacagccacagcaggatGCCAGGTTGGGTAACATCTCCCTCATCCCGCTGCGGGGCAATGAGAGCGAGATGAGGAACAGTGTGGCTGCTTTTGCTACTGACCCCCTAACT CTTCTGCGGAACGTCTGA